A window from Marinagarivorans cellulosilyticus encodes these proteins:
- a CDS encoding DUF1552 domain-containing protein, protein MTTSNNLRRREFIKHTAAATGAASVSTLMVQRALAQETGFKRVIFFYKPEGCEQEAFWPVNTGALQIDMNADFRNGAPESRGGSIRNYNNRNTAAATYCLQPLKRHQNDISLYSGFANKLMGTTKAHVQVVDHALTGGTPNQGSIDYHLGRAIGGDTLVKQMYTGVWAHHVLSQGPGNDFLNPRRDFQGRPSGNSNWNPVETYLQVFRNGIPAPSGGGGVDNSALLQELRSEQSVLKAMEDRLAQVKCLGGQEAYEKYSTLLQSYTQLKTDADKNIALAEAEAGNASDIQDVRFDIPNGWLNNTAGNVTNRSNYWNDSANFERLVDFSIDTTIAALALDRSRVSVLQFSGSGNNNGAIDGNHYRNFERVASNPYYQGMGNGKGIPSLEGGGVNDHTYGHAAGGDSVRRNHARTHRWYMDKLARMIDRLKEIPDGRGTMFDTTLIVHCSEFGMYNHRAHDMPYMICGNGGGAFKTGQYLDARNGNNFRNHADFFLAIAQGLGAGMNRFGESSTPYSAMLNR, encoded by the coding sequence ATGACAACTTCAAATAACCTCCGCCGACGCGAATTTATTAAACACACTGCTGCCGCTACCGGTGCGGCGTCTGTTTCTACCTTAATGGTGCAGCGGGCTCTTGCGCAAGAAACGGGTTTTAAGCGTGTTATCTTCTTTTACAAGCCCGAAGGTTGTGAACAAGAAGCATTTTGGCCTGTGAACACCGGTGCGCTGCAAATTGACATGAATGCTGATTTTCGTAACGGTGCGCCTGAAAGCCGAGGTGGTTCTATTCGGAATTACAACAACCGAAATACTGCCGCAGCGACTTATTGCTTACAGCCATTAAAGCGCCACCAAAATGATATATCGCTTTATAGTGGCTTCGCGAATAAATTAATGGGTACCACTAAGGCTCACGTTCAAGTGGTGGATCATGCTTTGACGGGCGGGACGCCTAATCAAGGTAGTATTGATTACCACCTAGGGCGTGCCATTGGCGGTGATACATTGGTTAAGCAAATGTATACCGGTGTTTGGGCTCACCATGTGCTTAGCCAAGGGCCTGGTAATGACTTTTTAAATCCCCGACGAGATTTTCAAGGTCGTCCGTCGGGCAATAGTAACTGGAACCCAGTAGAAACTTACTTGCAGGTCTTCAGAAATGGTATTCCTGCTCCGAGTGGCGGTGGGGGCGTCGATAACTCAGCATTGCTTCAAGAACTACGCTCTGAGCAATCGGTATTAAAAGCCATGGAAGACCGCTTGGCACAAGTGAAATGCTTAGGTGGGCAAGAAGCCTACGAAAAATATAGCACCTTGCTACAAAGCTATACGCAATTAAAAACAGATGCCGACAAAAATATTGCGCTAGCGGAAGCAGAAGCGGGTAACGCGTCCGACATTCAAGATGTCCGTTTTGATATCCCCAATGGTTGGCTTAATAACACCGCTGGGAATGTTACTAACCGCTCAAACTATTGGAATGACTCTGCCAACTTTGAGCGCTTGGTGGATTTTTCAATCGACACCACCATTGCTGCTTTAGCGCTGGATCGCTCGCGAGTTTCGGTATTGCAATTTAGTGGTAGCGGCAACAACAATGGCGCCATTGACGGTAACCATTATCGCAATTTCGAACGTGTAGCGAGCAACCCTTATTATCAGGGTATGGGGAACGGCAAGGGGATTCCTAGTTTAGAAGGGGGTGGGGTGAATGATCATACCTACGGTCATGCCGCTGGTGGAGATAGCGTTCGCCGCAATCACGCCCGAACTCACCGTTGGTACATGGATAAATTGGCGCGCATGATCGACCGCTTGAAAGAAATCCCTGATGGCCGAGGCACCATGTTTGATACCACTCTTATTGTCCACTGTTCAGAATTTGGTATGTATAACCATCGCGCCCACGATATGCCTTATATGATTTGTGGTAACGGCGGCGGTGCATTCAAAACAGGGCAATATCTGGATGCGCGCAATGGCAATAATTTCCGTAATCATGCCGATTTCTTTTTGGCCATTGCACAGGGTTTAGGTGCGGGAATGAACCGCTTTGGTGAATCCTCAACTCCCTACAGTGCAATGCTAAACCGGTAA
- a CDS encoding AIPR family protein → MDINASIVDQRLNGIVDDHPDFFPKGLDSQRKKSYAFVLYCVKTALGLGLSEAADLMTEGTKDTGVDAIHIGDVDDGEFEVTLFQGKYKHKDLTGTANFPEGGVKAAISTVITLFDPSKQISMNERLKPKVEEARSLIRDGYIPVVKMVLCNNGARWTTSAEDLIKNSGFSSEQVSWIHLNHEEIVRVLKSSKSVDDTIKLHGAAIIEDFNFRRVLVGKVSIKEVAELFNRNGEQLLERNIRRYLGVNRNRVNAAIHSTLLDEEKRKNFYFFNNGITMICNKFRHNALQGKDYQLNLNGIQIINGGQSCKTIQETFNAPDSLSDFSDTYILLRLYELAEDDQDFVQDITYATNSQNPVDLRDLRSNDDVQMQLEIGMRDLGFEYRRKRDETAVKNDQLSSSVVGESVLAVWRKKPHQAKFRRKDIFGKLYNEIFDGLNSAQAIIAAIIFRLVENERKRPVQKNPPLFLPYASHYKAMLVGDVLIKDLGVTFPEVDHKVCEKALVHLDEKFSEYQVEVQNKIQKALGKLYGGRDVSLQQLSATFRRGDLLYYLDDYL, encoded by the coding sequence ATGGATATTAATGCAAGCATTGTTGATCAGCGGCTCAACGGCATTGTTGACGATCACCCTGATTTTTTTCCTAAGGGGCTGGATAGTCAGCGTAAAAAATCTTACGCATTTGTTCTATATTGCGTAAAAACGGCTTTGGGTCTTGGATTGAGTGAGGCTGCCGATTTGATGACAGAAGGGACGAAGGATACTGGTGTTGATGCAATTCATATTGGGGATGTGGATGACGGGGAATTTGAAGTTACTCTATTTCAAGGTAAGTATAAGCATAAGGATTTAACTGGAACGGCTAACTTTCCTGAAGGTGGAGTCAAAGCTGCGATATCAACAGTCATAACTCTTTTTGATCCATCTAAACAGATTTCAATGAATGAGCGCCTAAAGCCAAAGGTGGAGGAGGCTCGTTCGTTAATTCGGGATGGATATATACCAGTTGTGAAAATGGTTCTATGTAACAACGGTGCACGCTGGACCACATCGGCCGAAGATCTAATTAAAAATTCTGGTTTCTCTTCAGAGCAAGTGAGCTGGATACACCTCAATCATGAAGAAATTGTTCGTGTGCTAAAAAGCTCTAAATCTGTCGATGACACAATAAAGCTTCATGGTGCAGCAATTATTGAAGATTTCAACTTCCGTCGAGTACTTGTTGGTAAGGTTTCGATTAAAGAGGTCGCAGAGCTTTTTAATCGCAACGGAGAGCAATTGTTGGAAAGGAATATTCGCCGCTATTTGGGTGTGAATAGAAATCGAGTAAATGCTGCAATTCATAGCACACTGCTAGACGAAGAAAAGAGGAAAAATTTCTATTTCTTTAATAATGGCATTACTATGATCTGTAATAAGTTTAGGCATAATGCATTACAAGGGAAGGATTACCAGTTAAATTTGAATGGCATTCAAATTATTAATGGCGGGCAATCGTGTAAAACAATACAAGAAACCTTCAATGCGCCAGACTCACTCTCAGATTTTAGTGATACCTATATCCTATTGCGATTATATGAGTTAGCTGAAGATGATCAAGATTTTGTACAGGATATTACTTATGCGACCAATAGCCAAAACCCAGTTGACTTGAGAGATCTTCGTTCAAATGATGATGTACAAATGCAGCTTGAGATTGGGATGAGGGATTTAGGTTTTGAATACAGACGAAAAAGAGATGAGACCGCCGTTAAGAATGATCAGCTTTCTAGTTCAGTGGTCGGAGAGTCTGTTCTTGCCGTTTGGAGGAAGAAACCGCATCAAGCAAAGTTTCGGCGTAAAGATATTTTTGGGAAATTATACAATGAAATTTTTGATGGTTTGAACTCTGCGCAAGCGATTATTGCAGCCATTATATTTCGACTGGTCGAGAATGAGCGTAAAAGACCCGTGCAGAAAAATCCGCCCTTGTTTTTGCCTTATGCTTCGCACTATAAAGCGATGCTTGTGGGTGATGTATTAATTAAGGATTTAGGAGTGACTTTCCCTGAGGTTGATCATAAAGTATGTGAGAAAGCATTGGTTCATCTTGATGAAAAATTCTCTGAATATCAGGTGGAAGTTCAAAATAAAATCCAGAAAGCTTTGGGAAAACTTTACGGCGGTCGAGATGTTTCCCTCCAGCAGTTATCTGCAACATTTCGGCGGGGAGACTTATTGTATTATCTTGATGATTATTTGTGA
- a CDS encoding DUF1592 domain-containing protein: MHQRNVHRQLPQLFFACTLGFLTGCVGEIGTSSSSAPNSSENQTSSVSSLSSAGVSSLSSASVSGSTSSAPQSDAFARGKALYESLELTCSLCHEKDGSGGAIMKPLAPGACTLEATDGCNDIPTVARYIAGNMPDKSGRCTDTNGSSCATDIATYIITAFDPANNVSNGDRDGDGVADEDDKCPGTDSGKSVGPTGCAAKDETDLPVVNSITTPQMRLTASQYANTIKTAFGQESLPNITYMSDLFGPFEIFANNANGTAAPGDFSTVLGGAKVLAQSIAKGYSAKCSDNNWRNNTEQCVTDHLAPALQMLYREQSLPAADIQSVASVIKANFALNATTEQAIAAGITLALIDDRTIFKLEHGSSPLVSGKQQLTEREFINRLSYFLVGNTPDEALIADVNGIINTPSKISRQAERLAAQKLHQDVVWKFVAEWLNIQTTVPSEAMALVPAPLVGDQCNYTGQCKTKFAGLAQSYDCANSASANSVCMCDGARCDSLSGGTALSLADAAQLETRKFIDYIVDNNLPFSELFNANYSFINKTLAEHYKVPAPAADWELYTFPAGANRQGILTHASFLSSNGNHGRDLNTIFRGKVLYERLFCEKMPIPPNANELFELNDQIADRTVDPICGACHNKVDPIGRIFDLYDDNGGLYESQELFGEVTASADISNTYDSVAELSSAIAGSESVLYCATQQLFRSSLGRDVSRAETESFMQVRDALSGGTLSEAMSALAATDAFKHVYTNFNPDSQCSMGN, from the coding sequence ATGCACCAGCGAAACGTTCATCGCCAGCTGCCACAACTCTTCTTTGCCTGCACGCTTGGATTCTTAACTGGCTGTGTTGGTGAGATTGGAACGTCGAGTAGCTCGGCGCCAAATTCCAGTGAAAATCAAACATCAAGCGTTTCTTCACTTTCTTCTGCAGGTGTATCGTCACTATCCTCTGCGAGCGTATCGGGTAGTACCAGTAGTGCGCCGCAGAGCGATGCTTTTGCTCGCGGTAAAGCATTGTATGAAAGTTTGGAACTCACCTGCTCTCTTTGCCATGAAAAAGACGGAAGTGGTGGAGCCATTATGAAGCCACTGGCGCCGGGAGCTTGCACACTTGAGGCGACAGATGGCTGCAATGATATACCGACTGTTGCGCGATACATCGCAGGTAATATGCCCGATAAAAGCGGGAGGTGTACCGATACCAACGGTTCGAGCTGTGCGACAGATATTGCGACTTATATCATCACCGCCTTTGACCCGGCGAACAATGTTTCAAATGGCGACCGAGACGGCGACGGTGTGGCTGATGAAGATGATAAGTGCCCAGGCACCGACTCAGGTAAAAGCGTAGGCCCTACTGGCTGCGCTGCTAAAGATGAGACCGACTTGCCGGTTGTAAACAGCATAACCACACCGCAGATGCGCTTAACTGCTAGCCAGTATGCCAACACCATCAAGACGGCGTTTGGGCAAGAGAGTTTGCCAAATATTACCTACATGTCGGATTTGTTTGGCCCCTTTGAGATTTTTGCTAACAATGCCAATGGTACTGCTGCCCCAGGCGACTTTAGTACAGTGCTTGGCGGGGCTAAAGTTTTAGCGCAGAGCATTGCCAAGGGGTACAGTGCAAAATGCAGTGATAACAATTGGCGCAATAACACCGAGCAGTGTGTGACAGACCACCTCGCTCCTGCTTTGCAAATGCTCTATCGTGAGCAAAGTCTACCTGCCGCAGATATTCAATCGGTAGCCAGTGTCATCAAAGCCAACTTTGCGCTAAATGCGACTACCGAGCAAGCCATTGCCGCAGGCATTACCTTGGCACTGATTGATGATCGAACCATTTTCAAATTAGAGCATGGCAGTTCTCCACTTGTCAGCGGCAAGCAGCAATTAACAGAGCGTGAGTTTATTAATCGCCTTTCTTATTTTTTAGTGGGCAATACGCCAGATGAAGCGCTGATTGCTGATGTTAATGGCATCATCAATACTCCCAGTAAAATTAGTCGCCAAGCGGAGCGTTTAGCGGCGCAAAAGCTGCACCAAGATGTTGTTTGGAAATTTGTTGCTGAGTGGTTAAATATTCAAACGACGGTACCGTCTGAAGCGATGGCTTTGGTGCCTGCGCCATTAGTGGGTGATCAGTGTAACTACACTGGCCAGTGCAAAACAAAGTTTGCCGGTTTAGCGCAAAGCTATGACTGCGCCAATAGTGCTAGCGCTAATAGCGTGTGTATGTGTGATGGTGCGCGTTGCGATAGCCTTTCTGGTGGAACTGCGTTGTCGCTTGCTGATGCTGCTCAGTTGGAAACGCGCAAGTTTATCGACTACATCGTTGATAACAATTTGCCCTTCTCTGAATTATTCAACGCTAACTACAGCTTTATTAACAAAACGCTAGCTGAGCATTACAAGGTGCCTGCCCCAGCTGCTGATTGGGAATTATATACCTTTCCTGCCGGTGCTAATCGACAAGGTATTTTGACTCATGCCAGCTTCCTAAGTAGCAATGGTAATCACGGGCGTGATCTCAATACTATTTTCCGCGGAAAAGTTCTTTATGAGCGTTTGTTCTGCGAAAAAATGCCCATCCCGCCAAATGCAAATGAGTTGTTTGAGTTAAATGACCAAATAGCGGATAGGACGGTCGACCCTATTTGTGGCGCTTGCCACAACAAGGTTGACCCCATTGGCCGAATTTTCGATTTATACGATGACAATGGTGGCCTTTACGAGAGTCAAGAGCTATTCGGTGAAGTTACGGCATCGGCGGATATTTCCAATACTTACGACAGCGTGGCGGAATTATCCAGCGCTATAGCGGGCAGTGAATCGGTGCTTTATTGCGCGACACAGCAATTATTTCGCTCAAGCTTAGGGCGTGATGTAAGCCGTGCGGAAACCGAGAGCTTCATGCAGGTTCGCGATGCTCTTAGTGGTGGCACCCTTAGCGAGGCAATGAGCGCACTTGCCGCAACAGATGCTTTTAAGCATGTGTACACCAACTTCAATCCTGATTCACAATGTTCGATGGGGAACTAA
- the recQ gene encoding DNA helicase RecQ, translating into MQQTPISILEHVFGYDKFRGQQEAIVNAVVGGDDALVIMPTGGGKSLCYQIPALLRPGVAIVVSPLIALMQDQVEALRALGVKAGFLNSTLTPQEIYDNEQSIQAGQLDVVYIAPERLIQARTINLLQHSQIALFAIDEAHCVAQWGHDFRADYLRLDVLHNEFPAVPRIALTATADTRTRQEIIDRLALHNAQQFIAGFDRPNIQYRIQPKDRPRQQLIKFLKQEHDGDAGIIYCLSRDKVEKTAAWLREEGFDALPYHAGLPPEIRAKHQRRFLREDSVVMVATIAFGMGIDKPDVRFVAHLDMPKSIEAYYQETGRAGRDGAPSTALLLYGFEDVVKLRQMTSNSEGNEAFRRAEQERLNAMLALCELASCRRQTLLRYFDDELPKPCGNCDTCIEPPQTWDATEAAQKALSCVYRTGQRFGVQHVVDVLRGEKNDRIKQYGHDQLTTFGIGSDISQHEWKGLFRQLAALGYLDVDREFGSLLLTESCRTLLRGDQSIQLRKDAKITTKKGKRQAIEVDHDDLPLWHALRQCRRRLSEEYGVPPYVIFHDATLKHMLEVRPQNTQQLMQVSGVGDAKAQKYGQEFLDVIRNYEYSSGQ; encoded by the coding sequence ATGCAACAAACTCCAATATCCATTTTAGAGCACGTCTTCGGTTACGATAAATTTCGTGGTCAGCAAGAGGCTATTGTTAATGCCGTTGTTGGTGGTGATGATGCGTTGGTGATTATGCCGACCGGTGGTGGTAAATCGCTGTGTTATCAAATACCGGCTTTGCTGCGCCCAGGTGTTGCCATTGTGGTTTCGCCATTAATTGCGTTAATGCAAGATCAGGTAGAAGCCCTGCGGGCTTTGGGGGTGAAGGCGGGTTTCTTGAATAGCACCTTAACGCCGCAAGAAATCTACGATAACGAGCAATCCATACAAGCAGGCCAGCTTGATGTGGTTTACATCGCGCCGGAGCGATTAATTCAAGCGCGTACGATTAATTTATTGCAGCACAGCCAAATTGCTTTGTTTGCTATAGATGAGGCCCACTGTGTGGCGCAGTGGGGGCATGATTTTCGCGCTGATTATTTACGCTTAGATGTGTTGCACAATGAGTTTCCTGCGGTTCCTCGCATTGCCTTAACGGCAACAGCCGATACGCGCACGCGACAAGAAATTATTGATCGTTTAGCGCTGCATAATGCGCAACAATTTATTGCGGGCTTTGATCGACCGAATATTCAATATCGTATTCAGCCCAAAGATCGGCCTCGTCAGCAGTTAATTAAGTTTTTAAAGCAAGAGCACGATGGCGATGCTGGGATTATTTATTGTTTGTCGCGCGATAAAGTAGAAAAAACGGCAGCCTGGTTACGTGAAGAAGGTTTTGATGCCTTGCCGTATCACGCCGGCTTGCCTCCAGAAATTCGCGCTAAGCATCAGCGTCGCTTTTTACGCGAAGATAGCGTGGTAATGGTGGCGACTATTGCTTTTGGTATGGGAATAGATAAACCCGATGTGCGTTTTGTAGCGCATTTAGATATGCCCAAAAGTATTGAAGCCTATTACCAAGAAACAGGCCGGGCCGGCCGAGATGGCGCACCTTCCACCGCACTGTTGTTATACGGTTTTGAAGATGTCGTTAAGTTGCGGCAAATGACCAGTAATAGTGAAGGCAACGAGGCGTTTCGTCGGGCTGAGCAAGAGCGCCTTAACGCCATGCTGGCTTTGTGTGAGCTGGCCAGTTGTCGGCGACAAACATTATTGCGTTATTTTGATGATGAATTGCCCAAGCCTTGTGGTAATTGCGATACCTGTATCGAACCGCCGCAAACTTGGGATGCCACCGAGGCTGCACAAAAAGCTTTATCATGTGTTTACCGCACAGGCCAGCGCTTTGGTGTTCAGCATGTGGTAGATGTGTTGCGTGGCGAAAAAAATGATCGCATTAAACAGTATGGTCACGACCAGTTAACGACCTTTGGCATTGGCAGTGATATTTCTCAACATGAGTGGAAGGGGCTGTTTAGGCAGTTGGCCGCTCTGGGTTATTTGGATGTCGATCGTGAATTTGGTAGCTTACTGTTAACCGAAAGCTGCCGTACGCTTTTACGCGGTGACCAAAGTATTCAGTTGCGAAAAGACGCTAAAATCACCACTAAAAAAGGCAAGCGCCAAGCGATTGAGGTTGACCACGACGATTTGCCGCTGTGGCATGCACTGCGGCAATGCCGGCGGCGCTTATCAGAAGAGTATGGCGTGCCGCCTTATGTTATCTTTCATGATGCGACCTTAAAGCATATGTTAGAAGTTCGCCCGCAAAATACCCAGCAGCTAATGCAAGTAAGCGGTGTGGGTGATGCTAAGGCGCAAAAGTATGGGCAAGAATTCCTAGATGTAATACGTAATTACGAATACTCTAGCGGGCAATAA
- the ettA gene encoding energy-dependent translational throttle protein EttA: MAQYVYTMNRVSKIVPPKREILKNISLSFFPGAKIGVLGLNGSGKSTLLKIMAGIDTDIQGEARPMPDIKVGYLPQEPALNPDKDVRGNVEEGVQEAVDALAALDKIYADYAEPDADFDALAKAQAKCEDVIEAWDAHNLNHKLEVAADSLRLPPWDADVTKLSGGEKRRVALCRLLLSRPDMLLLDEPTNHLDAESVYWLEQFLHEFPGTVVAITHDRYFLDNAANWILELDRGHGIPYEGNYSNWLEQKSARLEQEQRSEVARQKAMKTELEWARQNPKGRQAKSKARLARFEEMQSQEFQSRNETNEIYIPPGERLGDKVIELHNVSKAFGDRLLIDDLSLTIPKGAIVGIVGGNGAGKSTLFRMIAGTEKPDSGEVVLGETTKVAYVEQGRENLANDKTVWEAISEGADMLKIGNYEVNSRSYVGRFNFKGSDQQKRVGELSGGERGRLHLANTLKQGANVLLLDEPSNDLDVETLRALEEAIENFPGCALVISHDRWFLDRVATHILAYEDESEIVFFEGNYTEYHEDFVARKGNNAQPKRVKYKPLKV, translated from the coding sequence ATGGCGCAATACGTCTATACCATGAACCGGGTGAGCAAAATTGTTCCTCCCAAACGCGAAATCCTTAAAAACATCTCTCTCTCTTTTTTCCCCGGTGCCAAAATTGGTGTACTCGGCCTAAACGGCTCGGGTAAATCAACACTGTTGAAAATTATGGCTGGCATTGATACTGACATCCAAGGTGAAGCCCGCCCAATGCCTGATATCAAAGTAGGTTACCTGCCTCAGGAGCCTGCCCTTAACCCGGATAAAGACGTACGTGGCAATGTCGAAGAAGGCGTGCAAGAAGCGGTTGATGCCCTTGCTGCGCTGGATAAAATTTACGCCGACTATGCCGAGCCGGACGCTGACTTTGATGCCTTGGCTAAAGCACAAGCTAAGTGTGAAGATGTAATTGAAGCGTGGGATGCCCACAATTTAAACCACAAGTTAGAAGTTGCGGCCGACTCGCTCCGCCTGCCACCTTGGGATGCCGATGTTACTAAGCTTTCTGGTGGTGAAAAGCGCCGCGTCGCTTTGTGCCGCCTGCTGCTATCACGCCCTGATATGCTGCTGCTGGACGAGCCTACCAACCACTTGGATGCGGAATCGGTCTATTGGTTAGAGCAATTCCTGCATGAATTCCCAGGCACTGTCGTTGCCATTACGCACGATCGCTACTTCCTCGATAACGCCGCCAACTGGATTTTGGAATTAGACCGTGGCCACGGCATTCCTTATGAGGGCAACTACAGCAATTGGCTAGAACAAAAATCGGCCCGCCTAGAACAGGAACAACGCTCTGAAGTGGCTCGTCAAAAAGCCATGAAAACCGAACTGGAATGGGCCCGCCAAAATCCAAAAGGCCGGCAAGCAAAAAGCAAAGCTCGCTTGGCGCGTTTTGAAGAAATGCAAAGCCAAGAATTCCAAAGCCGTAACGAAACTAACGAAATTTATATTCCACCCGGCGAGCGCCTTGGCGATAAAGTTATCGAGCTTCATAACGTTAGCAAAGCCTTTGGCGATAGACTATTAATTGACGACCTGAGCTTAACAATCCCCAAAGGCGCCATTGTGGGTATTGTGGGCGGTAACGGTGCGGGTAAATCGACGCTATTCCGTATGATTGCCGGCACAGAAAAGCCCGATAGCGGCGAAGTTGTACTCGGCGAAACCACAAAAGTGGCGTACGTAGAGCAAGGCCGCGAGAACCTCGCTAACGATAAAACCGTTTGGGAAGCGATTTCTGAAGGTGCCGACATGCTAAAAATCGGTAACTACGAAGTAAACTCTCGCTCCTATGTTGGCCGCTTTAACTTTAAAGGATCGGACCAGCAAAAACGTGTCGGTGAATTATCCGGTGGTGAGCGCGGGCGTTTACATTTAGCCAATACCCTAAAACAAGGGGCTAATGTTTTACTGCTTGATGAACCTTCAAACGACTTGGATGTTGAAACCTTGCGCGCACTAGAAGAAGCCATTGAAAACTTCCCCGGCTGCGCCTTGGTTATCTCGCACGACCGCTGGTTTTTAGACCGCGTTGCTACGCATATTTTGGCTTACGAAGACGAAAGCGAAATTGTCTTTTTCGAGGGTAACTACACCGAATACCACGAAGACTTTGTGGCGCGAAAAGGTAACAACGCCCAACCCAAGCGGGTTAAATACAAACCACTAAAGGTTTAA
- the glyA gene encoding serine hydroxymethyltransferase: MFDKNQTVADFDPEIWSSIQNENRRQEEHIELIASENYTSPMVMAVQGTKLTNKYAEGYPGKRYYGGCEYVDQSEGLAIERAKTLFGADYANVQPHSGSQANAAVYAALCAPGDTVLGMSLAHGGHLTHGAKVSFSGKYYNAVQYGLNTETGLIDYEEVERLALEHKPKMIVAGFSAYSQVVDWQRFRDIADKVGAYLLVDMAHVAGLVAAGVYPSPVQIADVTTSTTHKTLRGPRGGIILAKANEEIEKKLNSAVFPGGQGGPLMHVIAAKAVSFKEAMSDEYKTYQQQVVKNAKVMAETFIKRGLNIVSGGTENHLMLVDLIGKEYTGKDADAALGEANITVNKNAVPNDPRSPFVTSGLRVGTPAITTRGFKEAESEQLANWMVDVLDSLENGNSEEVIAKVKGQVLELCAKFPVYGE; encoded by the coding sequence ATGTTTGATAAGAACCAAACCGTTGCCGATTTTGACCCCGAAATTTGGTCGTCAATTCAAAATGAAAACCGTCGCCAAGAAGAGCACATCGAGCTTATTGCCAGCGAAAACTACACCAGCCCAATGGTTATGGCTGTGCAGGGCACAAAGCTGACGAACAAATATGCCGAAGGTTACCCCGGCAAGCGTTACTACGGTGGTTGTGAGTATGTTGACCAATCGGAAGGCTTAGCCATTGAGCGCGCCAAAACATTGTTTGGTGCCGATTACGCCAATGTACAGCCGCATTCTGGCTCACAAGCCAACGCAGCAGTTTACGCGGCCCTGTGTGCGCCAGGCGACACGGTTTTAGGTATGAGCCTAGCCCACGGCGGCCACTTAACACACGGCGCTAAAGTAAGCTTTTCTGGCAAGTACTACAACGCGGTTCAGTATGGTTTGAACACAGAAACCGGCTTGATCGACTACGAAGAAGTGGAGCGTTTAGCGCTTGAGCACAAGCCCAAAATGATTGTTGCGGGTTTCTCGGCGTATTCACAAGTGGTTGATTGGCAGCGTTTTCGCGATATCGCCGATAAAGTAGGCGCATACTTATTAGTAGATATGGCACACGTTGCTGGTTTGGTTGCGGCAGGTGTATACCCAAGCCCTGTGCAAATCGCCGATGTAACAACCTCAACTACGCACAAAACTTTGCGCGGCCCACGTGGCGGCATCATCTTGGCGAAGGCAAATGAAGAAATCGAGAAGAAGTTAAACTCGGCAGTATTCCCAGGCGGCCAAGGCGGCCCATTAATGCACGTAATTGCTGCAAAAGCCGTAAGCTTCAAAGAAGCCATGAGCGACGAATACAAAACGTATCAGCAGCAAGTGGTTAAAAACGCCAAGGTTATGGCAGAAACTTTCATTAAGCGCGGTTTGAATATTGTCTCTGGCGGTACCGAAAACCACTTGATGCTAGTAGATTTGATCGGCAAAGAATACACCGGTAAAGATGCCGATGCCGCTTTAGGCGAAGCCAACATTACCGTTAACAAAAACGCCGTACCTAACGACCCACGCTCGCCGTTTGTAACCTCTGGTTTACGTGTAGGTACACCAGCAATTACTACTCGCGGCTTTAAAGAAGCTGAAAGTGAGCAGTTGGCAAACTGGATGGTAGACGTATTAGACAGCCTTGAAAATGGTAACTCTGAAGAGGTAATTGCCAAAGTGAAAGGGCAAGTTCTAGAGCTTTGCGCTAAATTCCCTGTTTACGGTGAGTAA
- a CDS encoding PilZ domain-containing protein produces MPSNMEERRQYSRVVFEAKASISQGERSFITELVDVSLNGLLVKTPAHYHLRSDMPCTVKIVLSEEVHIAMQVALVHSSDQALGFHCTSIDMDSITHLRRLIETNLEDPNASERVLAELVIKAEMAT; encoded by the coding sequence ATGCCCAGCAATATGGAAGAGCGCCGCCAGTACAGCCGAGTGGTTTTTGAAGCCAAAGCGAGCATAAGCCAAGGCGAGCGCAGCTTTATTACCGAGCTCGTCGATGTTTCGCTAAACGGTTTATTGGTGAAAACGCCAGCGCATTATCACTTACGCAGTGATATGCCCTGCACGGTAAAAATTGTGTTATCTGAAGAGGTGCATATCGCTATGCAGGTGGCACTGGTACACAGTAGCGATCAAGCGCTAGGCTTTCACTGCACAAGCATTGATATGGACTCTATCACCCATTTGCGCAGGCTTATCGAAACCAACCTTGAAGACCCAAATGCCTCCGAGCGCGTGCTCGCAGAGCTTGTTATTAAAGCCGAGATGGCAACCTAA